The genomic interval ATTGATAGTCATGGGAAATTCCTATACTAACAGAGACTCTCAATCAAAGGATGTTCTGAATTTTTCCGGTACATAAGGCATGGTGGATGGCACGGAAAATAACTGAAACTCTGGATAGCGAAGGGCTGTTAATTTACCGCCAAAGACACATCCTGTATCAATATTATACGTATGATTCACTTGACGAGGTTCTGGAACAGGTGTATGACCATAGATAATCCATGCGTCTCCGTTATACTGCTTTGCCCAGTCCCGTCTAACAGGAGAGCCATCCGGATGCTTAGCTCCAGATATATCGCCGTAAAGAACAAAAGTTTTTACTTTATGATGAGTCTGTCCGATATAATCTTTACGAATGCCTGCATGGGCAATGACAAGTTTTCCTCCATCAATCACTTGATAGAGGGGAGCGTGTTCATATAAATCCATAAACTTTTTGCGAATCTTTTTTTGTTCCCGAGTGGATAAAGCTTCATATTCTGCAACGGTCGTTTCTAGGCCGTGAGAAATGGTTACTTTATTTCCTAAGAAATATCGATATAGTTTATTGCAATGATTTCCAGGAGCATATAAGGCTGCTTGTTGAACGACGACTAACTGATGAATAACGTCAATTACTTTTAGCGAATCGGGGCCTCGGTCTGTTAAATCACCGACAAACCCTAGAATTCGACCATCCGGATGAATCGGTACACCACTTTCCCAAGAATACCCTAATTCTTTCGTTAATTGTTGAAGTTCTGTAAAACAGCCATGAATGTCACCAATTATATCAATTTTCATAATTCACATCCTTTGTTTCATTTGTATAATGTATATGGTATTAGTATAGTGTTTTTTCATGAATATAAAACATAGATTGATTTTTACAGCATGAAAGGAGGGCAAGGCATGCTAGTGGAGTTAGAGGAGAAAGAAGCGACATTAATTAACGTAGGTTTATTAATAGAGGCTTTAAAAACGGAAAATCTCGATCAATTTCGAGCGGAGTTTACCGAGCTTCATCCATATGATCAAGCCCAGTTTTATACGCATATTTCTGAAGAATTACGTGCTGTTTTATATCGCTATGTTGCACCGAAGGAAATGGCCGAGTTATTTGAGAATATTGAGATTGATGAAGAAGATTATGAAAAGTTTTTAGCCGAGATGGATCCTGTCTATGTAGCGGATATGCTCTCGCATATGTATGCGGATGATGCGGCTGATGTTCTGCATGAGCTTAATGAAGAACAGGCTAGTAATTATTTAACGATGATGGACGATGATGCGGCTCAAGAGGTTCAAGAGCTGCTTGGTTACAAGGAGTATACAGCTGGTAGTTTGATGACACCAGAGTTTATCTCTGTTGAAGCGAATGATACCGTATTATTTGCGATGAAAACCTTAAAGCAGGAAGCTCCAAATGCAGAGACGATTTACTATGTATTTGTAACAGATACTAACAAGAAGTTACTAGGCGTACTATCTCTTCGTACCCTTATCGTTGCTCCTGATGATGCCGTAATTGAAGACTTAATGGATGATCGGGTTGTATCGGTTCTAGTAACAGAAGATCAGGAAGAAGTCGCTCATAAGATGCGAGATTATAATCTTCTTGCTGTTCCTGTTGTCGATGAAAAACATCATTTGCTCGGTATTATTACAGTCGATGATATTATTGATGTAATGGATGAAGAAGCATCGGATGATTATTCTAAATTAGCGGGTGTGAGCGATTTAGATAGTGTCGATAAAAGTCCGCTTTCTGCAGCGAAAAAAAGGCTGCCTTGGCTTATTATTTTGCTATTTCTCGGGATGATGACTGCAAGCTTAATCGGTCAGTTTGAAGAAGCGCTCAGTCAAAAAGCGATTTTAGCCGTGTTTATTCCGTTAATTGGTGGGATGGCAGGAAATACGGGTACACAAGCCTTGGCTGTTGCGGTTCGCGGGATTGCGACAGGTGATTTAATCCATGAAAGCAAGTGGAAACTAGTTATGCGTGAAGCAGGAACAGGGCTGATTACAGGTGCTATTTGTGGTGTGGTCGTAACGGGCATTGTCTATGTGTGGCAACAAGATTTGCTGCTTGGGGCATTAGTAGGGGCTTCTATTTTTATTACATTAATTGTCGCGACACTGGCAGGTTCGCTCGTTCCTTTATTCATGCATAAAATGAAGATTGATCCAGCCGTAGCCTCAGGGCCTTTTATTACGACGATTAATGATATTATTAGCATTTTAATTTACTTCGGACTAGCGACAACGTTTATGCATTATTTATTATAGCGATGAAAGAACGCAGCAGGCTTACCCCAGAAGAGAAGGTAGGTCTGTTTGGCGTGTTATTACAAAGCTAAAATACATAAAATAGTTTGTTTCTAGCGCGGCATTTGTTATACTGAGTTTAGTATCAGGTACTAATAACTTGTATTAGAATATAGGAGGTCATCAATTAATGACTTTTTCATTAAAAGGAAAAACATATATCGTAATGGGCGTTGCAAATAAGCGAAGCATTGCTTGGGGAGTGGCACGCTCTTTACATAATGCCGGTGCACAATTGATTTTTACTTATGGCCAAGAGCGTACAGAAAAAAGCGTGCGAGAATTAGCAGCAACTCTTGAAGGAGCAGAGCCTTTAATTTTACAATGTGATGTTACACAGGATGAAAGCATTGCTCATTGCTTCCAAACGATTAAAGAACAATATGGTGTCATTCACGGAATTGCGCACAGTGTAGCCTTTGCGAACAGAGAAGAACTTGATGGAGAGTTTGTTGATACAAGCCGTGAAGGGTTCTTGCTTGCCCATAATATTAGCTCTTATTCTTTAACAGCGGTTGCTAAGGCTGCTCAAGATATGATGACAGAAGGCGGAAGCATTGTTACGATGACCTACTTAGGCGGTGAGCGAGTGCTGCCGAATTATAATATCATGGGTGTTGCAAAAGCTTCTCTTGAAGCGAGCGTTCGCTATTTAGCTAGCTCTCTTGGTAAGCATAACATTCGTGTGAATGCAATTTCAGCTGGTCCAATTCGTACTTTATCAGCTAAAGGGATTCGCGACTTCAATACAATCCTGAAGAAAATTGAAGAAGAAGCACCGCTAAGAAGAACGACAACACCAGAAGAAGTAGGCGATACAGCGCTATTTTTATTTAGTGAATTATCACGTGGAATTACAGGCGAAAACATTCACGTTGATTCTGGTTATCATATTCTGGGGTAATAAAGATAGTAGTGAAAAGAAAAAAGGGCCAAAGGGGTCCTTTTTCTTTTCACTTATGTAACATTCCCGTTCCTTCAGGAGTAAATGAAGGAGCCCATTTCCGATTAATCCACTGGCTCCTGCAATAAGTGCTGTTTTTTCTTTCATAAGCTAATTTCTCCCTTACGTTCAATCTTATTTCAATGCTAACTTAAACAATGTCCCTTATTCCATTAAAAGAGCTTTTAAAAAGAGCGGGAGATTCGGATCTCTTCTTTTATTTTTGATCTCATCGACCTTTTTTCTCTCCGATTATTGGAGATAATTCCATTTTACCGGAATTTTTCAATTGAACGTTTATGGAAAGTGATTTAATTGTATCTGCCTCTAAAGGAATAAGTCCGTTTTTCTGCACCTTTTTCCATGTTTTATTGTCATCCCGATAAAGGGTTTCAGACAGCCTAAATATGTCAATTTTTTGTTTGCGTGTAAAATGATAGGTTCTATAGACTTCAGCACGCATTGCTTGGTTAATTTCTTTTTTCAATGCGTTTACTGTTTCTTGTTCTTTCAGCATTTGAATATTCGCGTTAATTTTCAATTTTATATCAAAACGTACCTTTCCGTCTTTATCCACTACAGGTTTGATTTTTAATTTTTTATCATAAACAAGAACAGAGACGTCGGCGTTCCTTCTCTTAGACAGGTATACACTATCACGAACAAATTCTTCATTAGTGAGTCTTGCTCCGTTCATAATCTCCTTAGGTAAGATGCTTATTAACTTATTACTTGAGATGATGGCAGCCTTTTCAATGAGCAGCTCCTTTTTCGGTCCATCTTGAGCGGTCCACTTTTTTGAAATTTGAAGAAAAGGTATCTGCGCTTGATGAGGAGGTTCATCAAAATTAATAATAAGCTCTCTTAAGTCAATCGGTGGGATAAAGGAGCTTTGACGATAATTGTCATGCGGGTCACTTAACCTAGAAAATGCGAGTGGAATATTTTCAATCGGACTTACTAACATAATATCTTTAATCGAATCCTTTGTTGCAAAGAAATACATTCGATATCGGGTTTCACGATAACGATCGAGAAAATCGGCTATATGTTCAAGCATGCCTGCTTTTATGGCCTGTTCAGAGAAAACAACAAAGGAAAGATGACCTAAATACATTCGACGATCCGATGTGTGATATAAATTAAATATCGCTTCTTCAAATGTATGTCCTTCAGCTCTCCCAACATCTGCTTTACTCGTTGAACCGCCTGCACCACTTTCTGCTTTGGCAAGGCTGCCTAAATTGATGATTTGTACATAGACAATCACTTTTCCATCTTTATAATCCACCCCAAATCCATTGGCATAGACAAGCCGCTCTGGTTCATTGGCATCCCAACAGCCCGATAACAATAAGCTACATACAATCAAAAGCAAACATAGTTTCTTTTTTTTCATTGTTGTCCATCATTCCTTTGTTTAGTTGAATCTTTTGAAAAAAAAGTTCGAGCCCTTGTTGTGTCAAGTTTACTAGGTATTCGAAGCAGCCCTTTGAAAATCGTTTTAATATTTAAGTTCGCTGTTATGTCTAAAAATGGCGTCCCAAGAATACGGATATTGGCAATAAATGTGATATAAAAATGGAGCGCATAGAGAAATCCAAATAAACCGAAAAAAGATGATAATAGAATACAGCCAAGTCGGAAAAGGCTGATGACTCCGATTAATGATTGATTAACTAGTGTAAAGGTGGCAATGGAAGATCCGGCAATGACGACAAGCATCGCAGGGCTTGTTAAGCCTGAACGAATGGCCGCATCCCCGATAATGAGTCCTCCTAAAACACTTAGCGTTGTCCCAATCGCTGAAGGCATTCTCATTCCGGCTTCCTTAAACAGTTCAAAGAGCAGAAGCATAATAATCGCTTCTAATGCGGTAGGCAAGGGGAGCCCGCGCCTTGCTTCAACGACTGTTGCTAGTAAAATTAAAGGAAGCTGGTCTTGATGAAACGTTGTAATGGCAACCCAAAAACCTGGTAATAAAGTAGCCATTAAAATCCCTGTTAGACGAATTAATCTTTCAAAAGAAGTAAACGCATTTGCATATTCTACATCTTCACTGGTTTTAAGAAGAAACAAGATGTTAATCGGTGTAATATTTGCATAAGCGACTCCATCAATAATGATTATGATTCGCCCTTTTAGTAAACATTGAACAGCAAAGTCAGGTCTTCCTGTGTAATGATGACGCGGCACGAAAGGAGACGTTTTCTCAATCAATTCCATTAATTGATTGCCGGAATAAATTCCATCTACATCGATTGCCTTAATTTCTTTTATAAGAGAAGCTACCATATCCATATTCGCGATCTCATCCATATAGAGGACGGAAACTCTTGTTAAAGTCCGCTTCCCTACTTCAAAATTTTTGATATGTAATGAATTGGTACGTAATCGTTTTCTAATTAACGCAATATTAACCGATGCATCTTCAATAAAATTATCTCTAGGACCTTTAACGGTTACCTCTGTTGCTGTTTCTTCTGGGTTTCGTTGTGGACGCTTGGCGATATTTATGGAGTACAAAAACTGATACTCGTGAAAGAAAATGAGTAATCGACCGGAATAAATATCAGCAAACATCATTTCTTTATCTTTAACTTCCATGAGCTGTGGCAAGTAAAGAGATTCACAAATCATGTCTTTTGTTAAATTTTCTGTTGGGTGTTTATCGAAAAATAAGTTTAAACGTTCAAATACTAAAGCATTTAATAATGTGCTATCGACCATTCCCTCACAGCCAATTAAAGTGATTTTAATCGGCGCTGTAGGACGATAGGTGTTAGGGTTTAAAAACACATCTTCTGTTTGTTCAAAGGTTTTTCGCAACTCCTCTTCTGTTATTGAAAAGTTGGATGAATTTGTTTTCTTTGTCTCTTTAGTTTTCTCGGTTTCTTTTTTCTTTATTTCTTTCAGTTTAAGTGGTTGTTTTTTCTTGATCTTGTACATAATTCATCCTCCTTTTTGTTCGATTTTTTATGAAGACGAACAAACCGATAAGAATGGATAAAGCGAAGAGGAAATAAAAGGTTACTGGCATGAAAACCCTCCCAATAAGATGACGAAGCACAATATCATTAGTTGGAATTAAATTACCAGTAATGATGATCACTGAATAAATAAGCATGACCCATTTCCTTTTTCTAGCATCTTTTAATGCTAGAACTTCTATTGCAAGAAATAAAAAGAACGTAATTCGAATGAAGGAACCGGTAATCCATTGATAGATGGATAAAAAGTCAACATGCTCAATAAATCTTCCAAGGGAGACAAGTCCCCATTCCTCAAAGGCAGGATATTTTTGCCGTGCCGCTTCTAATGGCCCAAACTCAATGATTGCGCCTACTAGTGGACCAAGGATTAACCAAGCAAGAATGAAAACATTAATCGCAAATGTTTTATATGTTACTTTTCCATGAAGTTTATGTTGAAGAAATAGGAACGCAATTAATTCAACGAGGCCAGATAATGGAAAAATCATCCCGTGTATAACGGGTTCAAGCCCATGTTCCAGAATAGGTTTTAAAAGGGTGAAATCTTTGTGTTGCAAGTTTGCAAAGCCTACAAAGAAACCAAAGACGATGACAGCCATAAGAACAAGCGTATTCACCATGACGATTGTTTGTAAACTCGTCAAAGCGAGAAATAAACATAGAACAACGAGTGAAGTGATGAGAGCAAAACTAGGTGTAAAAGGGAGATAGGTAACAGCTGTCCATGAAACTAGTTCTTTCAAAGATATAGTAGCTAAGAAAATACAGAAAAGGCTAGTGAGTATAGATATTACCCTGCCAACTTTTTTATTGGTCTGTTCTCCAATCCACTCAAAAATGTTCTGTGGTGCGGTTGCTTTATAAATATATCTGAGTAGAAATCCCCAAATAAGGATACATAGGACAGAGAATACGACAGACATCCAAGCGTCTCTTTTACCTGCACTTACTAAATGGGGGATGACGGTCACATGGTTTTTTAAACCAATAGCGGTCATAAATAAAAAAGAAACTTGGAGGATTGAAATGGTATCATATCTTTTCATTGCTAAAATACTCCCTTGTTCATCATTATTTTCTAGCCTATCCAAAGCGAGTATGATTATCCAATTTTGTCATGAAGGAAAGAAATGGAGCATACATTTGATACATAGTATAGAGAAATAAGAAATCTGTTTGCTTCTGACTTGATTTCACATCATCTGAGGAGGGACATCATGGACGGTAATAAGGAAAGTTCTTCTGTTACCGATGGAGTGCAAACAGTCAATACGAAACAGCAGCGCTTTAGTAATGAAGAGATGATTGAGTTGTTACTACGACTATCGAAATATGCACGACAACCGGTATGTAAATTCACGATTGAAGGTCAAGTGCTAGTTGGCAGGCTTGTTCATAAGCAGCAATCAACCATTTTTATTAAACACCGTTTTGGGAAAAAGGCCATACCATATAAGATGGAGAACCTACAGGCAATTGATATTCTACATTTATAGGGGTTGGTCATATGTTAAATAACGAGAAAGGTAATAATCAGGCGAAGCCGCTTATTTATGATGTGCAGCCAGAGAGTACAAAACAAGTATTTTCAAATCAAGACAATCGTTTGCAGGAGCAAGAACAACGAGAAGAGAGTGAGCAAGAGCAGACGTTAAATAAAGAGGAAAAACTCGAAAAAGTTAAACGTGAATTCGGTGTATATGAAGCGATGGCGGAAATAGAAAGGGAAATTCACACCGCTTCACAATGGATCGAACCTTATCGTGAACAAAAAAGACCCGAGCCACAGGTGATACAGGAAGAACAGCCTGTTGTAGAAGAAGTAGTAATTAAAAAGAAGAAGAGAAGACCAAAACAAAAACAAAAACAAGAGTCGGTCGTTGAGACGATTACTCGGCTGGCTCATTCAAGGGAAGAACCAAGGCCGACGTGCGTGGCTCATTTATTCGGTGAAGAAAGAGAGTTTGAAGTATTAGGGATACGCGGAGAAATGGTCAAAATTAGAATCGGTCGCCGCGTGCGCATTATTAGGCTATCGGATCTGGAAACAGTCAAAGTCATGAAGAGGTGAAGGAATGCTTTTGCATGAAATAGGGATTACAGTTCTTCTTATATTAGGGTTAGCAGCATTTCGATTAACGCGATTAATTGTGTTTGACAAAATCACAGAGCCTATGCGGCGCCCTTTCTTTAATGAAGTGGAGGAAAAAGATGAAGGAGGGAACGTTACCGTTTATTTAGTTCCTAAAGAGCGGGGAATTCGAGGCTGGATAGGTGAATTATTAGCTTGCTATTGGTGCACAGGTGTATGGATGAGCTTATTGTTATTTGGCTTGTATATGAGTAAGTGGCCGGCCGGGGAATTTATCATTTTAATTCTAGCCATAGCTGCCATTGCTTCAATTCTCGAAGTTCTTGTTACGAAATGGCTGGGTGATTGACGAGACCAACTTGTCTCCCTTTTCATAATATGAAGGTATAGGTAAAGAAAAGGAGGCGTTGTTGTTGAACACGAATAGACCGGAAGTATGGACCTATGCAAAACCAGTAAAAAAAGCAGAACCGACAAAGATCAAGAAAGGTTGCGGATGTAATAAAAATAAAAGCCAAAATCAAAACCAAACATCTTAAATGATAAAAGGTTGTTCCAAAGAATAAATTTTGGAACAACTTTTTTATTTGGTCTCACACGAGTAGGAGCCCCCAATCGTTTTATCAACAATATTGTTTAACACAGCCTTTATTTTTATCAGGTATGATTGGTAACAAAATTCTTTGTCTCGCAAGCAGTTCTCCTCATTTGCTCCATGCTTCTGCTAGTCTGTTCTAATTACCGAATCCTACCATTCATAAAATGTGCTATAAACAAGAAAATAATAGATAGAATGATGATTTAGGAAGTGACAGGATGAAGAAGATAGTCATGGTTTGGATAGCTGTTTTATTAATGATAACGGGATGTGCCAATAAGGAGGGAGGAAAGAAGGACGATTTAGTCTTAATGGAGCGAACAAATCCAAAGCCGATGGATGTTATTTATGGGATGGACCACGACGACTATGGGAAAGAAAATCCCAATGAAGGGCTAATTACCGATGTTAAGAAGACCGTAGCAAAGCATGAAGAAATCTATGATGTAATTGTTGTGAAAAAGGACAAAGACATTTTAGTAGCGTATAAAGTGAAGCATATGAAACGATTTCATATGAAAAAGATTGAAAAGAAAGTGAAAAAACAGTTAAAGGATAAGTATCCAGATTTTCATTTTATTGTGTCTAGTGACTATAAAATCTTCTTAGAATTATTTCGTTTAAATGAAATGTTGAAAGCGAAAGATGTTCCTGAGAAAAAAGCAAAGAAAAAATATGAAGAAATTATTAGCTTGCATGAGGAATTAACATAAGTGTGAGAAGGAAGGCGTTACTGTGTCAAAAGATCAAACAGCTAAACAGGAAGCCTATCAACAATTGCAAAGCAAGCATGAGCTGAAGCGGCCTGTTTTTAAAAACTGTGTGAAGGCGTTTCTAGTAGGTGGGATATTTTGTATAATTGGACAAGCGATTACGTATTTCTATATTTACTATTTTGATTTTACCGAGCAGACAGCTGGAAATCCTACTGTTGCTACGATGATCTTCCTTTCTCTTTTATTAACAGGATTTGGTGTATATGACCGTATTGGTCAATTTGGTGGTGCAGGCAGTGCTGTTCCGGTTATAGGATTTGGAAATGCTGTTATATCAGCTGCAATTGAGCATCGTACCGAGGGCTTTGTATTAGGCGTTGGGGGGAATATGTTTAAATTAGCGGGCTCCGTTATTTTATTTGGGGTTTTTTCAGCCTTTGTCGTTGCGCTTATTAAAACGATTTATCTAAATATAGTTGGAGGGTAAACGATGCTAATTGGAAAGCAGTCATGGGCGTTTCAGAATAAACCCGTTATTCTTGAAACAGGCGTGACGGGGGGACCGTTTGAATCCAATGGTGCCCTTCCTGAAGATTTCGATCTTTTATATGATGATTTATGGATGGAGCAAGAGTCTTATGAGAAAGCACATCGGCTCTTAATGGAAAAGGCAGTCGAGATTGCTTTGCAAAAAGGAAACGTACAAAAAGAAGATATCCAATTCTTTCTTGCGGGTGATTTAACGAATCAAATTACACCGACAAGCTTTGCGGCAAGAACGAATGCGATTCCGTATTTCGGATTATATGGAGCTTGTTCAACGTCGATGGAAGGGCTGGCACTAGCATCGTTTATTGTTAATTATGGAGGAGCCCATTATCTATTAACAGGTGCATCCAGTCATAATGCAGCGGCTGAAAGGCAGTTTCGTTATCCGACTGAATATGGAGGGCAAAAGCCGCCAACAGCTCAATGGACGATTACAGGAGCGGGAGTTGCGCTTGTTACTCGTTCAGAGGGGCTTACCGGTCAGTTTCCCTATGCCGTATCAGCGACGATTGGAAAAGTCATCGACATGGGGTTGAAGGATCCCTTTAATATGGGGGGAGCAATGGCTCCAGCTGCTGTGGATACAATCTTGGCTCATTTTGAGGATACAGGTCTAACACCGGACGATTACGATTTAATTGTAACGGGAGATTTAGGGGAAGTAGGAAGAGAGACAGCTTATGACTTATTGCAGCAAAGAGGATGTCAGATGGATAAGGAAAAGTTTCAAGATTGTGGATTGCTTATTTTTAAGCCTGATCAGCCTGTGTTAGCCGGTGGAAGCGGTGCTGGCTGCTCTGCTGTTGTTTTATATGGTCATCTTTTGAATGAGATGAAAAAAGGCAAGTATCGGAAAATACTGGTTGTTGCTACGGGAGCGCTTTTATCGCCGCTGTCCGTTCAGCAAAAAGATAGCATTCCGTGCATTGCGCATGCAGTCGCCATTGAATATGGAACAGTTTGTTAAACGAAAGGAGCTACATAGATGCTAGCAATGTTTTTTTGGGCATTTGTTGTTGGTGGACTTATTTGTGTTATTGGGCAATTGCTTTTTGATGTAGCCAAGTTAACGCCTGCCCATACTTTAAGTTTGTTCGTTGTTATCGGGGCTATATTAGATGGAGTCGGTTTATATGAACCATTCATTGATTTTGCCGGAGCTGGTGCAACGATTCCGATTACCTCGTTCGGTAACTCTCTCGTACATGGAGCGCTGCAAGAGGCGGAGCAGCATGGGCTTATCGGCGTATTAACAGGTATGTTTGAAGTAACAAGTTCAGGAATCTCAGCGGCCATTGTTTTTGGTTTTATTGGCGCATTATTGTTTAGACCAAAAGGGTGAAGCGAAATAGGCCTGCTTCATTAGTGACTAAGCCCATACATACTTTTATTCTCCTCATATGTTATGAGTAAGCTACGCGAGAAGCGAGGTGAATGAATATGTTCGGTTACGGTTTTGGCGGTGCTGGATATGGATGCCAAGGTTATGGATATGGCGGCTTCAGCGGGGGCTCTACATTTGTTTTAATCGTTGTGTTGTTTATCCTTTTAATCATTGTTGGTGCATCATTTTGTTAACACAAAAAAGGAATAGGTAGATAGCCTATTCCCTTTTTGTGATTACATAAGAAGTTCAAGCACCTTTTTTTCTGAATGTCATAGGATAGGTACAGAAAAGGAGGTCTTAAAGAATGGATCAAAATCTCTTTAAGAACATTGAAAGCAAAACGGGTGTGAACATGAAGGATATCTTTGAATTAGCCAGCTCTCTTCAAGGTGCAAATTTTAAGGATGAAGCAACGGTACGAAATGTCATTAAACGTGTTTCTCAAATAGCGAATAAACCGGTTAATCAAGAAATGGAAGACAAAATTGTTCAATCTATTATCGCAGACGGAAAACAACTGGATTTCAGCACGATTTCGCAAATGATTAATAAAAAATAAGAAAAGCGGAGCCGGCTCGTTTAGATCACGTAGAAAATAGGAAGAGGCCAAAAAAGGCGCTCTTTGCCTTTTGGGGACTCTTATCTTTTTCACAGTGAGCTAGCCAACAAGAAAAGCGGAGGGCTTCTTTTTATCAGCGGTAAAATATATCGCAAATTTTATCGTTCTTTCATAAAACGGGGCTACCTCAAAATTTATGAAAAATGACGTTCGGGGCAGCCCTCCGTTCAGTT from Peribacillus asahii carries:
- the spoVAE gene encoding stage V sporulation protein AE, which codes for MLAMFFWAFVVGGLICVIGQLLFDVAKLTPAHTLSLFVVIGAILDGVGLYEPFIDFAGAGATIPITSFGNSLVHGALQEAEQHGLIGVLTGMFEVTSSGISAAIVFGFIGALLFRPKG
- a CDS encoding YjcZ family sporulation protein → MFGYGFGGAGYGCQGYGYGGFSGGSTFVLIVVLFILLIIVGASFC
- a CDS encoding stage VI sporulation protein F, with translation MDQNLFKNIESKTGVNMKDIFELASSLQGANFKDEATVRNVIKRVSQIANKPVNQEMEDKIVQSIIADGKQLDFSTISQMINKK